Part of the Fundidesulfovibrio terrae genome is shown below.
CCACGGTGGAGCGCATGAGCCAGGAGACGCCCAGGGCCATGACCCAGCCCAGCAGGGTCATGGCGAACAGGGCCTGGGCCTGCTTCTCGGGGAAGAACACCGAGGTCAGCAGGATGAGCACAGGCAGCTTGGCCCCGCAGGTCATGAAGGGCGCGGTCAGGATGGTGGCGATGCGCTCCTTGGGGCTGCGCAGGGTGCGGCTGGCCATGACGCCGGGCACGGCGCACCCGCCCGCGATGCCGCCGGAGATGATGAAGGGCATCACCGAGCAGCCGTGCAGGCCGAAGATGCGGAACACCCGGTCCAGCATGTAGGCGATGCGGGCCATGTAGCCCGAGTCCTCCAGGAAGGCGATGAGCAGAAAGATCAGCATGACCAGGGGCACGAAGCCCATGACCCCACCCACGCCGGCGATGATGCCGTCCACCAGGAGCGAACGCAGGAGGCCGTCGGGCAGGGTGGCCTCCACGGCCTTGCCCGACCAGGTGAAGAGGTCCTGCAGCCACTCCATGGGGAATTTTCCCAGGGTGAAGGTGACCTGGTACACCAGGTAGAGCACGCCCAGCATGATGACCGGGCCCAGGAGCTTGTGAGTGAGCACCTGGTCCACCTTGTCGGACACGGCGATGCGGTCGCCCAGGTGGTCGCGGGTGACCACGCCGTTTTTCAACAGGGAGGCGATGAACCCGTAGCGGTAGTCGGCCACCACGGCCTCGGGGTAGGTGCCAAGCGTGGCGCGCAGGTGGTCGGCCACGGACTGGGCCTTGGTCTCGAGCCAGGCGGACAGCTCGGGACCTGCGGCGCGGCCCTGTTCCTTGATCTGGTCGTCGCCCTCGAGGTATTTGAGCGCCACCCAGCGGGCCGGATAGCGGGTGGTGAGCAGCGACTTGGCCATGATGCGCGTGGTCATCTCGGCCAGGGCCGGGTCCAGGTCGGGGCCGTAGGAGATCTCCACGGGCTTCCAGCCGCCCTGGCGCTCGGCGGCAAGCTTGGCGGCGGCCCGGGCCAGGTCGTTCACGCCCATGCCCACGCGGGCCACCAGCTCCACCACCGGGCAACCCAGCAGCTTGCCCAGGCGCTTGGTGTCCACCGCGAGGCCCATCTTGCGGGCCTCGTCCATCATGTTGAGCCCCAGCACCACCGGACAGCCGAGCTCTAAGAGCTGCACCGCCAGGTAGAGGTTGCGTTCCAGGGCTCCGGCGTTGACCACGTCCACCACGGCCTGGGGGCGCTCGTCCACCAGGAAGTCGCGGGCCACCAGCTCCTCGGCGGAGTAGGCGGTGAGCGAATAGGTGCCGGGCAGGTCCACCATTTCAAGGATGGCGTCCTCGGTGCGCACCTGGCCGGTCTTCTTCTCCACGGTGATGCCGGGATAGTTACCCACGTGGGTCCGCGCGCCGGTGAGGGCGTTGAACAGGGTGGACTTGCCGGAGTTGGGGTTCCCGGCCAGGGCCACCGTGAAGGAAGGCAGAACGTCCTTGGCGGCCTTGCCGCCTCTTACGTCGGCGGTCTTGCGCGTATCGAGCTGTGTCACGACAGGGCCTCCGGGGGGGATACCATGATGAAGTCGGCCTCGTTGTTGCGAAGCGACAGGGTGAATCCTTTCAGGCGCAGGGCCACGGGGTCCTTGAGAGGAGCCCTGCCCACCACTTCCACTTCCGCGCCGGGCACCAGGCCCATGTCCCGGATGCGCCTGCCAAGCTCTCCCTCGGCCATGATGCGCACGATTTGCGCCTTCTCGCCGACCTTGAGCAGGCGTAACGACAGAGCCTGATCCATGTTGTCTCCGATGTTGATATTCATTATCATTTAAATGGGTTTAAAAAAAGGTCAGGATTTCCGGGAGCAGCCGCAGTCGCTCAGGGGCTTGATATCCTGCTGGGAACCGCCGCAGCACCCGCCCCCACCGCCGGACGAGCACCCGCCGGAGCAGCCGCACGCCGAGCCTCCCTTGCGCAGGAAGCGGCGCACCGTGTAGGCGCCGGCCAGGACCACCAGGGAAATGACGAAGATTTTTTCGACCATGAGGAACTCCTTCTCCCGGCCCGCCGGGAGGGCGGCCGCCGCGCCGCGCGCGTCCGGCCCGGGACGAGAGGTCCGTCCCGTGAAATGTGTGCGATGCCTCAGACCGGGGTGACCATGACCCGTCCGGCCAGCCCCTCGCCCAGGCAGATCTCGCCTCCCCGGACGTTGATGCGGCAGCAGTCTCCCCCCTGGCTCACCTCGGCCTCGACTCCGGGGGTGAGCCCCAGGGCGCACAACCGGCACCGGCACCGGGGATCTTCGCACAGGGTGACTACCCGCACCTTGCTGCCGCGACGGCATGTATTCAGGGGAACCATGGTTCCGCTCCTTGATCTTCAGGCTGACGTGCCCTTGATAGTGCAATTGAGAATCAATGTCAACATGGTGGCGAAAAAAAGTGGCCGGGCACATGTCCGTGCCCGGCCAGCGCCCGAGGGGAATGTCTTAATGAGGGAGGACGCCCAGTTCCTCGATGAGCCCCAGCAGGGAGGATTCCTTGGCCGGCTTGACCAGGTATCCCGCCGCGTTGCCCTTGAAGAAGGCATCGCAGACCTTCTTCTGGTCGTTGTGGGCGGTGATGACCAGGACCTTGGTTTCCCGGCCCGGCGGCACGCCCGCGGAAGCCTCGATGTCCCGCATGGCCAGCAGCGCCTCCTGGCCGTTCATTTCCGGCATCTCGAGGTCGAGCAGTATCAGGGAATAGGGATCGCCTTCATCCATGGCCAGGCGGAAGGCGTCCACGGCCTCGCGTCCGTTGACCGCCACGTCGGCGGCGCAGACATCGCGCAGGTAGCGTTGCAGCAGCATCCGGTGGGAGATTTCGTCCTCGACTATCAATACGCGCATGGCGTCCCCTGTGATGGTTGCCGTGGATGGAAACGGGTTCTGTCTCAAGATGCGACCCCGGTGCTTGGAAGCGGGTGATGGAATAGTGTCGATTGTATACGGATTTCGCGCCAGGCTGTCAAACGCCTGTGCCGAGCCGGACTGGCCGGGTCAGTCCGCGAGGAGGGCCTCGCCGTTTGCCAGGAGCAGTTCCAGGTCGGCGTCGGAAAGACCCAGGCGTTGCCGCAGGCGGGCGATCTCCCGGGCGGGGTCGAAAAGAGGGTAGTCGCTGCCGAAGAGCACGCGCTCGGCGGGATGGCGATCCAGGATGGAGGCGAGCAGGCCTCCGTCGATGAAGGGCAGGCTGGAGGATGTGTCCAGGTAGATGTCCGACCCGGCCAGGTGCGTGAGGGCCTCGGCCCAGTGCAGGTAGCCGCCCAGGTGCGCGGCCACGATGGTCAGGCCCGGGAAGTCGCGGTGGATGGCGGCCAGCTTGGCCGGGCAGGAGGGGTTCTTCTCCGGGGGCAGGCGGTCGCCCACGTGGAACAGGGCCACGAAGCGCCCCCGGATGGCCTCCAGCACGGGGAAGAGGGCCGGGTCGTCCAGGCGGAATCCTTGGAAGTCCGCGTGGATTTTGATGCCCTTGATGCCCGCGCTCTCCAGGCGGTCCAGTTCGGCCTCGCAGTCCGGGTAGCCTGGGTGGATGGTGCCGAAGGGCACGATCCTGGGCTGGGTCCTGGCCAGCTCGATGGCCCAGTTGTTGGCCGGGATCACCTGGGCCGGGGCGGTGGCGGCGGCGAGCACGGCGGCCCGCTCGATTCCGGCTGCGTCCAGCCGGGCCAGGAGGTCGTCCATCTCGCCGGTGCCCACGGGCGAGATGCCGTAATGGCCCTCGAGCTGCTCGAGGACCTTGCCGGCGATCTTGGGGTGGAAGGCGTGGGTGTGGAAATCGATGCTCACGCGGCGCAGATGTCCTTGAGCCATTGCGGTACGGCCATGGGCTTGCCGCCCGCGTCGACGCAGGCGTGCTGGGTGGAGCCCAGGCAGAGGGGCTTCGACGCCTCGGGCGGGCCGTACACCTGGTAGACGAAGGTAACGGAGGCCCGGGTCCACTGGCTGATGCCCGCGCGCACAATGATTTCCTCGTCGTAGCGGGCCGGGGCCAGGTAGCGCACGGTCATCTCGCGCACCGGCAGCATGACTCCCCGGCGCTCCACCTCGGCGTAGGAGAGCCCGCGCTCGCGCAGGAACTGCCCGCGCGCCCGCTCGAACCAGTGGGCGTAGTTGCCGTAGTACACCACGCCCATGGCGTCCGTTTCCCCGTAGGAAACAAACAGCCGGAAGCGCGTCTCGGCCTTGGGGAACTCCTCGCCCGGGCGGATCACGGCATGCCCGCCTGTTTGAGGGCCCAGGCCAGCAGGGTGTGCCCCTCGTCGACAAGAAGTCCGGTGGACGCCGCCTGGGCCTCGCTGAAGGCCGTCGCGCCGTTTTGCGCCACGCCCCGGCCGAAGAGCACGAAGGGCACGGGGTCGTTCACGTGGGTGCGCTTGGCGATGGGGGTCAGGTGGTCGCAGGTGACCAGGAAAACGGCGTCCGGAAAGGCTTCCAGAAGCGGCGCGGCCACTCGGGAGTCGAACCGGGCCACGGCCTCGGCCTTGCCCTTGGCGTCGCCGCCGTGGCCGCATTCGTCGGGGCCTTCCAGGTGCACGAAGGCGAAGTCGCCGTGCTTGAGGAAATCCATGGCCGCGCGGACCTTGCCCTCGTAGTTGGTCTCCAGGAGTCCGGTGGCGCCTTCCACGTCGATGACCTCCATGCCTGCGGCGCGCCCCAGGCCCTTGATGAGGTCCACCGCCGAGATGACCGCGCCCTTCATGCCGAAAGCCTGCTCGAAGCCGGGCAGGGTGAGCGCCCGGCCCTGTCCCCAGGGCCAGATGGCGTTGGCCTTGGTGGCGTTGCCGGAACCTTCCAAGAAGCGGGCGGCGCAGCGGGTCAGGCTCCAGAGGAGCGGCGAGGAGCGGTAGGCGTCCAGGTCCTGGGCGATGGGCTGGTCGGTGATGTCGTGGGGGGGGCGGATGGGCAGTTTCGCCTCGGGCAGGGAGGCCGCTCCGCGCTGCACGAGCAGGTGGCGGTACTGCACGCCGGGGTAGAACCGGAAAGGGGCGAATTCGTCGGAGCACTTGGCGCAGTATTCGTCCAGGGCCTGGATGAGCGGCCGGGACTGCTCGGTGGTGATGTGGCCAGAGGAGTAGTCGAGCATCAGGCCGCCCGCGGAGTAGTCGGTCACGCTGACCAGGTTGCAGCGCCAGACCAGATCGTCCTCGGCCAGTTCCAGGCCCTGGGCGGCGGCCTCTATGGGGCCGCGCCCTGTGTGGTGCGAGGCGGGGTCGAAGCCCAGGAGGGCCATGTTGGCCACGTCGGAGCCGGGAGGCATTCCGGGCGGGATGGTGCGGGCCAGGCCCACCAGGCCCTTGCGGGCCATGGCGTCCATGACCGGGGTGGCGGCGGCCTCCATGGCCGTGGCCGCGTCCAGCTCGCCGGGCCATCCGCCCATGCCGTCGGCCACCAGAAAAAGGAATTTACGTCGCATGCGGTGCCTCCCAGGCCCTGGGTGGTGGCTCTTTTTGAAGGAATTGTCAAAAGCCGGTTGCGGCGGCGTGGCCTGGGCGGCGTTCTACTTGGATATCCACAGGGCCGCGCCCTCGAGCTTCCGCAGAAGCGTCAGGCTGGTGGTGCCGAAGATGTTGTCCATGGCGGTGGGCCTGTCGCCGGAGCGTCCCACGGCCACGGCGGCGTATTCCCCGGCCCGGGCCTGCTTGAGGATCAGGTCGGCGGGGTCCTTGGACGACTTCACCAGGTAGTCGATACGCTCTTCCTCGATGCCGTTCTGGCGCAGGATTTCCCCGGTCTGGCGCATGATGTCCTCGATGCGCTCGCCTTCGGGCAGGCTCTGGGCCCGGTTGTGGAACACGGTCACGGAGTGTTCGGGCTCGTTTCGCAGGATGAAGCCCACGTGGTCGGCCACACGTTGGGACTGTTCGGAACCGTCCACGCACAGGAGCACGTTCTTGCGGTGGCGCAAGGGGTTGCGGCACACCCAGAGGGGGAAGGTGATGGTCTCCCACAGCAGGCGGTGGGTGATGGAGTCGTCGAAGATCTCGTCGAACCAGGAGAGCCCCCTGCGCCCGAGCACCACGGCGTCGTAGAGGCCCTGTTCGGCCTCGGCCGCGATGTCCTTGACCGTGCCCAGCTTGGCCGGGGAAGACTTGAGGGTGATCCTGTCGGGGGGGAATCCCATGTCCAGGAGCCAGTCGCGGGCCGTGGCCAGGGCAGAGGGGGGCTTGCGGCACGAGGTGCCCATCCCCGGCTTCTGCCCCGGCTCGCAATAGGGGACGACCGATTCGGACATGACCGAGCCCGTCACGCGCGGGGTGACGTAAAACAGGGTCAGCCGGACCAGATCGCGGTTGCTGAAGAAGCCGTAGACATACCGGAGACCGAAGAGGGCGTTGATGTCCTCCGATATGGTCACCAGCAGGTGTTTCTCCAGGGGGGGCACTGCCTCCCTCCTAGTCCTGCCAGTGGATGCACTCGGCCGGGCAGGAGTCCATGGCCTCCTGGATGCAGGATTCGTCGCCGGAGGCGCCGTCGATGACTTCCGCCTTGCCGTCATCGTTCATGTGAAAAACCCCGGGGCAGATCTCCACGCACGATTCGCAGCCGATGCATTCATCCTGGTCCACATAGGGCATGGCCATGTCGGTTCCTCCAAGGGACGTGTGGTTGGGCCGGGCGAAACCCGTCCGCTAGCTTCGATGTAAACCGAATGGCGCTGGGAAAGTCAAGAAGCGGAGGTCAAGGGGCGGTCTTTATCATGTTGTAGAGGATCTCACGGCTGTCCACGTTGTAAGACCCCTGCGCCACGCGGCGCTTGATGTCGGCCACGCGCTTGGCCCTCTCCTCGGGGGATTCCGAGGACGGGTCCGTTCGCTTGCCGTCGGGGTGTTTTATTTCGCGGTCCATGGTGCCACCGTGTTCCTTGTACACAAGGATTATCGGCAGTCCTTCCCGGGGCTTTAGCGCAGGCACGGAGAAATAAAGTGTCGCTATTCTAATTGGATGTTCACAACATTGTGTGGGACCTGTATCTTTTCGCCAATTTCGGGCCTCGCGCGCCGCAGAACCCGGGGCGGCCAGGCTTCGGCCCGGCCGTCGGGGCATTGTTGCGCTGCGCGGCTTGACTTCCGCGCCAATTCGGTGTCAGGCCGGACCCATTATGGAGAGACGCGCCTCGAAGGCGTCCGCGATGCGGCCGGCCGGATCGGCACGGTGTCCATATTTACGTACACCATATCGAATCATTCCGGGCCGTTCACGGCCCGGTGACAGGGCGACCGAAAGCGATGTCCGAACAGAAGTACCTTCCCATCTCCCCGTTGTTGATCACTCATGGGGATGCATTTTCCTTTAACGTCTACCTCAAGAACAAGACGTCCCAGGCATACGTGCTGTTCGCCGCCAGCGAAAAAATGACGGACAGGCACAAAATATCGCTTGTAGAAAATGATGTTTCGGAACTGTACATCGATCTCGGCGATTCGAAGCGGTTCGAGAAGTACATCTATGAAAATTACGGGAAGGTGCTTTCCAACGAGGGCATTCCCCTGTCCGTGCGCGCGGAAATTTTCCACGACCACAGCACGTCGCTTTCGCGCGAGGTGTTCGCCACGGGGCTGCCGGGAAACGTGGTGCCGCCCGAGATGCTGGAGAAGATCGAAAGGACGCTTACGTCCAACTACGAGTTCCTGGTCTCCAACTCTGGAGCCTTCAAGAGCGTGGCCCGCCTGATAGACCACAACTACAAGACCTACAGCCACTGTGTGAACGTGTCCGTCTACACGCTGGTCATGCTGGTGCAGCTGAACAGGTTCGACGCCATCGAGACCGACGCGGGCGTCGGCGCCTTCCTGCACGACATCGGCAAGCAACTCATTCCCAACGAGATTCTCGATAAGCCGGCCCGGCTCACGGACGCGGAGTTCGACACCGTCAAGAAGCACAGCCAGTTCGGTTTTTCCATCGCCAAGCAGTCCGGCCTGCCGGACGTGGCCTGCGAGTGCGCGCTCAAGCACCACGAGAAGCTCGACGGCTCGGGGTATCCCCTGGGACTTGCAGAGGACGACCTCCCCTATTACGCCCAGGCCGTGACCATCGCGGACATCTACGACGCCCTGACCGCCGAACGGCCGTACTGCCGGGCCTACACGCCCTTCGAGGCCCTCAAGATCATGGCCAAGGACGTGGACCGGGGCAAGCTGGACAAGCACATCTTCAAACTGCTGGTGGATGTGCTGGGCGGAAACCTCTGGACCACGTGAGGAGCGCGGAGTGCGTCACTTCAGGGGCAGACGGATGATGAAGGCAGTGCCCTTGCCCGGATCGGAGTCCACTTCTATGGTCCCTCCGTGGGTCTGGGTGATGATGAAGTAGCTCACCGAGAGTCCGAGCCCCGTGCCTTCGCCCAGGGCCTTGGTGGTGAAGAAAGGCTCGAAGATTCTTTTTCTCACCTGCTCGTCCATGCCCGGGCCGTTGTCGCGCAACACGATGACGGCCCGTTCCTCTTCGGCGTGCAGGCTCACCTCCAGGGTGGGCTCCTGCGCCCGGTCCTTGGCGGCGCCCAGGGCCTGGGCAGAATTCTTGAGGATGTTCAGCACCACCTGTTCCAGCTCCTGCGAGGAGCAGGGGACCATGGGCAGGTCCGGGTCGTAGTGCTTCACGATGCGGATGCGGCGGAAATCGTACTGCTTGATGAGGTCGTAGTCGCTCTGGGCCAGTTCCACGGCGGCGTCCACGATCTCGGCCAGGTTGTGCGCCTCATGGCAGGGGTGGCTGCGCCTGGCGAACTTGAGCATGTTCAGCACGATGCGCGCGGCGCGCTCGCCGGATGCGCGGACCCCACCCAGCAGCTCCGGTATCTCGCGCGCCGACAGGTAGCGCTCAAGGCCGTCCATGCTGATTCCAGCGTCCCGGGCCGCGCCCTCGTTGGCGGGAAGCCCCCTGGACAGGCGGCGTTGCAGGCTCTGCGCGTTCTGGAGCACTCCGGCCAGGGGATTGTTGATCTCATGGGCCATGCCTGCCGCCAGGCCGCCCAGGGAGGCCATCTTTTCCGACTGGATCAGCACCTCCTCCATCCTGGCCCGCTGCGTTTCGTCGTCCACGCGCACCACCACGCCCCGGGACATGGCCGCTCGCAAGGGGTAGACCACCAGCCGGGCCTCCATGCGGGTCTCGCCCATGGCGAGGCTCAGGCGGTCGCGGATGACCGGGGCCTGCCCGCGCATGGCCTGGAAGACGAGGGGTTCGTATTCGGCCAGGGCGGGCAGGACCTCGCCCAGGGGGCGGCCAAGGGCCTGCTCCGGGGTGAGGCCGCTCAGCTTGGTGGCCGTGGCGTTGAGATGGGTGACGAGGCGTTCGGCCGAGAGGCCGATGACCGCCGAGGGCATGGAGTCGAGAATGTCCTGGAGCTGGGCGCGGGTGGCCTTGAGCTCCTTCTCGGCCATCTGGCGGCGCGAGACCTCCTGGCGCAGGTTCTCGTTGGCCGAGCGCAGGCCGCAGATGGACGTGGACAGGTTGACGCGCATGGTCTCCAGGGCGTCCGCCAGCAGGTCCATCTCGTCCCTGCCGCGGTCGCGCGGCGGCGTCCTATCCAGGACGAGGGGCTGCTCGAGGCCGGTGACGGTCAGGTTCCTGGCGTGCCCGGCCATCTTGCGCAGGTGCCTGGCCACCATGAAATAGAAGAGCAAAAGCAGCGCCGCCGCCAGGACCAGGTTCTTGGCCGATTCCAGCACCACGGTGATGGCCGCGTCGTGCCGGAGCCTGTCGCGTCCGGCGTCCAGGCCCACAACGACCCGCAGCTCCCCCACGGGAACGGATTTGCCCCGGAACTCGTAGGTCAGCGCGCTCGACCGCTCCAGGCGCCCCTGGCTGGCCACCGATCCCGCCTCGGCCGCAAGGCGCCCCTGGCTGGCCACCGATCCCGCCTCGGCC
Proteins encoded:
- a CDS encoding universal stress protein, which produces MPPLEKHLLVTISEDINALFGLRYVYGFFSNRDLVRLTLFYVTPRVTGSVMSESVVPYCEPGQKPGMGTSCRKPPSALATARDWLLDMGFPPDRITLKSSPAKLGTVKDIAAEAEQGLYDAVVLGRRGLSWFDEIFDDSITHRLLWETITFPLWVCRNPLRHRKNVLLCVDGSEQSQRVADHVGFILRNEPEHSVTVFHNRAQSLPEGERIEDIMRQTGEILRQNGIEEERIDYLVKSSKDPADLILKQARAGEYAAVAVGRSGDRPTAMDNIFGTTSLTLLRKLEGAALWISK
- a CDS encoding FeoA family protein, which encodes MVPLNTCRRGSKVRVVTLCEDPRCRCRLCALGLTPGVEAEVSQGGDCCRINVRGGEICLGEGLAGRVMVTPV
- a CDS encoding FeoA family protein — protein: MDQALSLRLLKVGEKAQIVRIMAEGELGRRIRDMGLVPGAEVEVVGRAPLKDPVALRLKGFTLSLRNNEADFIMVSPPEALS
- the feoB gene encoding ferrous iron transport protein B; this encodes MPSFTVALAGNPNSGKSTLFNALTGARTHVGNYPGITVEKKTGQVRTEDAILEMVDLPGTYSLTAYSAEELVARDFLVDERPQAVVDVVNAGALERNLYLAVQLLELGCPVVLGLNMMDEARKMGLAVDTKRLGKLLGCPVVELVARVGMGVNDLARAAAKLAAERQGGWKPVEISYGPDLDPALAEMTTRIMAKSLLTTRYPARWVALKYLEGDDQIKEQGRAAGPELSAWLETKAQSVADHLRATLGTYPEAVVADYRYGFIASLLKNGVVTRDHLGDRIAVSDKVDQVLTHKLLGPVIMLGVLYLVYQVTFTLGKFPMEWLQDLFTWSGKAVEATLPDGLLRSLLVDGIIAGVGGVMGFVPLVMLIFLLIAFLEDSGYMARIAYMLDRVFRIFGLHGCSVMPFIISGGIAGGCAVPGVMASRTLRSPKERIATILTAPFMTCGAKLPVLILLTSVFFPEKQAQALFAMTLLGWVMALGVSWLMRSTVVRGESTPFVMELPPYRLPTWRGLAIHTWERTWQYMKKAGSMILAVSIVVWAAMTFPGLPEEKEAAFDAQKAELTARIEALEPAADKAVAAAEDGALDTLKAKLEALEKTQAAETLASSLAGRLGTSLEPLSKWAGFDWRTNIALVGGFAAKEVIISTLGTAYSLGKVDKENSEPLAQMLSSEGMTVWAGVALMVFILLYSPCFPTVVAIGKETGSWKWSVFSMTFNTVLAFVLAVGVFQAGSILFH
- a CDS encoding ferredoxin; protein product: MAMPYVDQDECIGCESCVEICPGVFHMNDDGKAEVIDGASGDESCIQEAMDSCPAECIHWQD
- a CDS encoding amidohydrolase family protein; the protein is MSIDFHTHAFHPKIAGKVLEQLEGHYGISPVGTGEMDDLLARLDAAGIERAAVLAAATAPAQVIPANNWAIELARTQPRIVPFGTIHPGYPDCEAELDRLESAGIKGIKIHADFQGFRLDDPALFPVLEAIRGRFVALFHVGDRLPPEKNPSCPAKLAAIHRDFPGLTIVAAHLGGYLHWAEALTHLAGSDIYLDTSSSLPFIDGGLLASILDRHPAERVLFGSDYPLFDPAREIARLRQRLGLSDADLELLLANGEALLAD
- a CDS encoding ATP-binding protein, which codes for MTSSSQARPPLSGADPAGGAPSGGPASGFKSLSWRLALWMLAFSLAATAAESGISLRAKYLEFLADKEDELREIEESNLHPLAHSLWNMDERALAIQLDGIRQLPDVERIEVYSEGRLAAEAGSVASQGRLAAEAGSVASQGRLAAEAGSVASQGRLERSSALTYEFRGKSVPVGELRVVVGLDAGRDRLRHDAAITVVLESAKNLVLAAALLLLFYFMVARHLRKMAGHARNLTVTGLEQPLVLDRTPPRDRGRDEMDLLADALETMRVNLSTSICGLRSANENLRQEVSRRQMAEKELKATRAQLQDILDSMPSAVIGLSAERLVTHLNATATKLSGLTPEQALGRPLGEVLPALAEYEPLVFQAMRGQAPVIRDRLSLAMGETRMEARLVVYPLRAAMSRGVVVRVDDETQRARMEEVLIQSEKMASLGGLAAGMAHEINNPLAGVLQNAQSLQRRLSRGLPANEGAARDAGISMDGLERYLSAREIPELLGGVRASGERAARIVLNMLKFARRSHPCHEAHNLAEIVDAAVELAQSDYDLIKQYDFRRIRIVKHYDPDLPMVPCSSQELEQVVLNILKNSAQALGAAKDRAQEPTLEVSLHAEEERAVIVLRDNGPGMDEQVRKRIFEPFFTTKALGEGTGLGLSVSYFIITQTHGGTIEVDSDPGKGTAFIIRLPLK
- the apgM gene encoding 2,3-bisphosphoglycerate-independent phosphoglycerate mutase → MRRKFLFLVADGMGGWPGELDAATAMEAAATPVMDAMARKGLVGLARTIPPGMPPGSDVANMALLGFDPASHHTGRGPIEAAAQGLELAEDDLVWRCNLVSVTDYSAGGLMLDYSSGHITTEQSRPLIQALDEYCAKCSDEFAPFRFYPGVQYRHLLVQRGAASLPEAKLPIRPPHDITDQPIAQDLDAYRSSPLLWSLTRCAARFLEGSGNATKANAIWPWGQGRALTLPGFEQAFGMKGAVISAVDLIKGLGRAAGMEVIDVEGATGLLETNYEGKVRAAMDFLKHGDFAFVHLEGPDECGHGGDAKGKAEAVARFDSRVAAPLLEAFPDAVFLVTCDHLTPIAKRTHVNDPVPFVLFGRGVAQNGATAFSEAQAASTGLLVDEGHTLLAWALKQAGMP
- a CDS encoding HD-GYP domain-containing protein gives rise to the protein MSEQKYLPISPLLITHGDAFSFNVYLKNKTSQAYVLFAASEKMTDRHKISLVENDVSELYIDLGDSKRFEKYIYENYGKVLSNEGIPLSVRAEIFHDHSTSLSREVFATGLPGNVVPPEMLEKIERTLTSNYEFLVSNSGAFKSVARLIDHNYKTYSHCVNVSVYTLVMLVQLNRFDAIETDAGVGAFLHDIGKQLIPNEILDKPARLTDAEFDTVKKHSQFGFSIAKQSGLPDVACECALKHHEKLDGSGYPLGLAEDDLPYYAQAVTIADIYDALTAERPYCRAYTPFEALKIMAKDVDRGKLDKHIFKLLVDVLGGNLWTT
- a CDS encoding flagellar biosynthesis anti-sigma factor FlgM, with amino-acid sequence MDREIKHPDGKRTDPSSESPEERAKRVADIKRRVAQGSYNVDSREILYNMIKTAP
- a CDS encoding response regulator, yielding MRVLIVEDEISHRMLLQRYLRDVCAADVAVNGREAVDAFRLAMDEGDPYSLILLDLEMPEMNGQEALLAMRDIEASAGVPPGRETKVLVITAHNDQKKVCDAFFKGNAAGYLVKPAKESSLLGLIEELGVLPH
- a CDS encoding acyl-CoA thioesterase encodes the protein MIRPGEEFPKAETRFRLFVSYGETDAMGVVYYGNYAHWFERARGQFLRERGLSYAEVERRGVMLPVREMTVRYLAPARYDEEIIVRAGISQWTRASVTFVYQVYGPPEASKPLCLGSTQHACVDAGGKPMAVPQWLKDICAA